A single window of Usitatibacter rugosus DNA harbors:
- a CDS encoding acyl-CoA thioesterase — MATQLPEGEQPMLRIIPMPADTNANGTIFGGWVMSHVDLAGSVPAVKRAAGPVVTVAVNSFTFREPVFVGDLVSFYARVCKTGRTSITIDVEVFAQRGRGAGTEVVQVTEAQLTYVAIDENRKPRPLPGAGEINA; from the coding sequence ATGGCCACGCAGCTTCCCGAAGGCGAACAGCCGATGCTTCGCATCATCCCCATGCCGGCGGACACCAACGCCAACGGCACGATCTTCGGGGGATGGGTCATGTCGCACGTCGACCTCGCGGGCAGCGTCCCGGCGGTGAAGCGTGCCGCCGGCCCGGTGGTCACCGTGGCCGTCAATTCCTTCACGTTCCGCGAGCCCGTGTTCGTGGGCGACCTCGTGAGCTTCTACGCCCGCGTCTGCAAGACCGGGCGCACTTCCATCACCATCGACGTCGAAGTGTTCGCCCAGCGCGGACGCGGGGCCGGCACGGAAGTCGTGCAGGTCACCGAGGCCCAACTCACCTACGTGGCCATCGACGAGAACCGCAAGCCCCGGCCGCTCCCGGGCGCAGGAGAGATCAATGCCTGA
- a CDS encoding acetyl-CoA C-acyltransferase codes for MSKQIQDAYIVAAVRSPVGKAPRGMFRNVRPDDLLAHVLKGVMAKVPGLDPHEIGDVIVGCAMPEAEQGMNVARIGVLLAGLPDSVPAMTINRFCSSGVQAVALAADRIRTGDDDIVIAAGTESMSMVPMMGNKIALNDAVFAKNENVAIAYGMGITAENVAKQWKVTREEQDAFALASHQKAAAAIAAGSFRDEILPYEIDTASPDLERGQVVHRKRTADTDEGPRPDSTLEGLAKLKTVFAARGSVTAGNSSQMSDGAAAVILMSERAMKKYGLVPLSRFAGFAVAGVPPEIMGIGPIKAIPKVLSQCGIKKDDLDWIELNEAFAAQALAVIKDLGLDPAKVNPQGGAIALGHPLGATGAVRTATLVHGMRRAKSRYGMVTMCIGTGMGAAGLFEAMH; via the coding sequence ATGAGCAAGCAAATCCAGGATGCCTACATCGTCGCCGCCGTGCGCTCGCCCGTCGGCAAGGCCCCGCGCGGCATGTTCCGCAACGTCCGTCCCGACGACCTCCTCGCCCACGTGCTGAAGGGCGTGATGGCCAAGGTGCCGGGGCTGGACCCGCACGAGATCGGCGACGTGATCGTGGGCTGCGCGATGCCCGAGGCGGAGCAGGGCATGAACGTCGCGCGCATCGGCGTGCTGCTGGCGGGGCTGCCCGACAGCGTGCCCGCCATGACGATCAACCGCTTCTGCTCCTCGGGAGTCCAAGCGGTCGCGCTCGCCGCGGACCGCATCCGCACGGGCGATGACGACATCGTGATCGCCGCGGGCACCGAGTCCATGTCGATGGTGCCGATGATGGGCAACAAGATCGCGCTGAACGACGCGGTGTTCGCGAAGAACGAGAACGTCGCCATCGCCTACGGCATGGGCATCACGGCCGAGAACGTCGCGAAGCAGTGGAAGGTGACGCGCGAGGAGCAGGATGCCTTCGCGCTCGCGAGCCACCAGAAGGCGGCCGCGGCGATCGCGGCGGGAAGCTTTCGCGACGAGATCCTGCCCTACGAGATCGATACCGCGTCGCCGGACCTCGAGCGTGGGCAGGTCGTCCACCGCAAGCGCACCGCCGACACCGACGAGGGTCCGCGCCCCGATTCGACGCTCGAGGGCCTGGCGAAGCTGAAGACGGTCTTCGCCGCGCGCGGTTCGGTGACGGCGGGCAACAGCTCGCAGATGTCCGATGGCGCCGCGGCGGTGATCCTCATGAGCGAGCGCGCGATGAAGAAATACGGGCTGGTACCGCTATCGCGCTTCGCGGGCTTCGCGGTGGCCGGCGTGCCGCCGGAGATCATGGGCATCGGCCCGATCAAGGCGATCCCCAAGGTCCTTTCGCAATGCGGAATCAAGAAGGACGATCTCGACTGGATCGAGCTCAACGAAGCGTTCGCCGCGCAGGCCCTGGCGGTGATCAAGGACCTCGGCCTCGATCCCGCGAAGGTCAATCCGCAGGGCGGAGCGATCGCCCTGGGACACCCCCTCGGTGCCACCGGAGCCGTTCGCACAGCGACCCTCGTGCACGGCATGCGCCGGGCGAAGTCGCGCTACGGGATGGTGACGATGTGCATCGGCACCGGAATGGGCGCCGCCGGGCTCTTCGAGGCAATGCATTAA
- a CDS encoding 3-hydroxyacyl-CoA dehydrogenase/enoyl-CoA hydratase family protein, with product MGAQIAAHLANANVQPILFELAAEGKDKNANVKKAIDGLAKLEPSPLATKAALAQIIPANYDEHLGLLAECDLVIEAISERMDWKKALFEKVAPHIAPGAIFASNTSGLSITEMSKTLPAALRKRFCGIHFFNPPRYMRLVELVPTPDTDPAILDQLETFLTTTLGKGVIRAKDTPNFIANRVGVFSMLAAMHHTQRLNLGFDEVDALTGPAIGRAKSATYRTADVVGLDTMAHVVKTMGDTLPADPWAAFYRAPEWLAQLIAKGALGQKTKAGVYTKKGKDILVLDVGKKDYRASAGTMAEEVQAILKDKNPGDQLAKLRASSNPQAQFLWAIFRDLFHYSAVHLAEIAGSARDVDLAIRWGFGWSRGPFELWQAAGWKRVAEWITEDIAAGKAMASVALPKWVSERDGVHTPEGSYSAETGKLVPRPALPVYARQLFPETVLGEKQADRGTTVFEDDGVRMWHQGDRIAIVSFKSKMHSLGEEVLKGLNRAIDEAEKNFDALVIWHEAPFAVGANLKSALEALKAGKLEDFEKMVALFQQTSQRLKYSLVPTVAAVEGMALGGGAEFVMHSQRVVAALESYVGLVEVGVGLLPAGGGLKEFAGRAQAWAKGGDATAEIQRVFKMVAMAEVSKSAENAREMGFLKPSDVVVFHPAELLHVAKAEARAMAASGVRPPLAPAQVAVLGDTGAATLKMLLVNMKEGGFISDHDYDISSRIAEILTGGPIEPGSLVDEKWLLDLERRHFVELGGTEKTQQRIEHMLKTGKPLRN from the coding sequence ATGGGCGCCCAGATCGCCGCCCACCTCGCCAACGCCAACGTGCAGCCCATCCTGTTCGAGCTCGCCGCCGAGGGGAAGGACAAGAACGCCAACGTGAAGAAGGCGATCGACGGCCTCGCCAAGCTGGAGCCGAGCCCGCTCGCGACGAAGGCCGCGCTCGCGCAGATCATCCCCGCCAACTACGACGAGCACCTCGGCCTCCTCGCCGAATGCGACCTCGTGATCGAGGCGATCAGCGAGCGCATGGACTGGAAGAAGGCGCTCTTCGAGAAGGTCGCGCCGCACATCGCGCCGGGGGCGATCTTCGCGTCCAACACCTCGGGCCTGTCGATCACGGAGATGTCGAAGACGCTGCCGGCGGCGCTCCGCAAGCGTTTCTGCGGCATCCACTTCTTCAACCCGCCGCGCTACATGCGGCTGGTGGAGCTGGTGCCCACGCCGGATACGGATCCCGCGATCCTGGACCAGCTCGAAACCTTCCTCACCACCACGCTCGGCAAGGGCGTGATCCGCGCGAAGGACACGCCCAACTTCATCGCCAACCGCGTCGGCGTGTTCTCGATGCTGGCCGCGATGCACCACACGCAGCGCCTGAACCTCGGCTTCGACGAGGTCGATGCGCTCACCGGCCCCGCGATCGGGCGCGCGAAGAGTGCCACGTATCGCACGGCCGACGTCGTGGGCCTGGACACGATGGCCCACGTCGTGAAGACGATGGGCGATACGCTGCCCGCCGATCCTTGGGCCGCGTTCTACCGCGCGCCGGAATGGCTCGCGCAACTGATCGCCAAGGGCGCGCTGGGCCAGAAGACCAAGGCCGGCGTCTACACGAAGAAGGGCAAGGACATCCTCGTCCTCGACGTGGGCAAGAAGGACTACCGCGCCTCCGCGGGCACGATGGCCGAGGAAGTGCAGGCCATCCTCAAGGACAAGAATCCCGGCGACCAGCTCGCGAAGCTGCGCGCCTCGTCGAACCCGCAGGCGCAGTTCCTGTGGGCCATCTTCCGCGACCTCTTCCACTATTCCGCGGTGCACCTGGCGGAGATCGCCGGCTCGGCCCGCGACGTGGACCTCGCGATCCGCTGGGGCTTCGGCTGGTCGCGCGGGCCGTTCGAGCTGTGGCAGGCCGCGGGCTGGAAGCGCGTGGCGGAGTGGATCACGGAAGACATCGCCGCGGGCAAGGCGATGGCGAGCGTGGCGCTGCCGAAGTGGGTGTCCGAGCGCGACGGCGTGCACACGCCCGAAGGCTCGTACTCGGCGGAGACGGGCAAGCTCGTGCCGCGCCCGGCGCTTCCGGTCTACGCGCGCCAGCTCTTTCCCGAGACGGTCCTCGGCGAGAAGCAGGCCGATCGCGGCACCACGGTGTTCGAGGACGACGGCGTTCGCATGTGGCACCAGGGCGATCGCATCGCCATCGTGTCCTTCAAGAGCAAGATGCATTCGCTCGGCGAGGAGGTGCTGAAGGGATTGAACCGCGCCATCGACGAGGCCGAGAAGAACTTCGACGCGCTCGTGATCTGGCATGAAGCACCGTTCGCGGTGGGCGCCAACCTCAAGTCGGCGCTCGAGGCGTTGAAGGCCGGCAAGCTCGAAGACTTCGAGAAGATGGTCGCGCTTTTCCAGCAGACTTCGCAGCGTCTCAAGTACTCGCTCGTGCCGACGGTTGCCGCGGTCGAAGGCATGGCCCTGGGCGGCGGCGCGGAATTCGTGATGCATTCGCAGCGCGTCGTCGCGGCGCTCGAGAGCTACGTGGGCCTGGTCGAGGTCGGCGTGGGCCTGTTGCCCGCCGGCGGGGGACTCAAGGAATTCGCCGGACGCGCGCAGGCGTGGGCCAAGGGCGGCGACGCGACGGCCGAGATCCAGCGCGTCTTCAAGATGGTGGCGATGGCGGAAGTCTCGAAGAGCGCGGAGAACGCGCGCGAGATGGGCTTCCTCAAGCCTTCCGACGTCGTGGTCTTCCATCCGGCGGAGCTGCTCCATGTCGCCAAGGCCGAAGCGCGCGCGATGGCCGCCTCCGGCGTGCGCCCGCCGCTCGCTCCCGCGCAGGTCGCGGTGCTGGGCGACACGGGCGCCGCGACGCTCAAGATGCTGCTCGTGAACATGAAGGAGGGCGGCTTCATCTCCGATCACGACTACGACATCTCGTCGCGCATCGCCGAGATCCTCACCGGCGGGCCCATCGAGCCCGGCAGCCTCGTGGACGAGAAGTGGCTCCTCGACCTCGAGCGCCGGCACTTCGTCGAGCTGGGCGGCACCGAAAAGACGCAGCAGCGCATCGAGCACATGCTGAAAACCGGAAAGCCGCTTCGCAACTAG
- a CDS encoding SDR family NAD(P)-dependent oxidoreductase yields the protein MKQLAGKVAVVTGGGSGIGRELALACAAEGMKVVLADIDEPGMVETARLTNAETMAVRCNVAKAEDVESLAERVYEAHGAAHLLFNNAGVSVAGPTWTTTLQDWEWVMGINLMGVVHGIHAFVPRMLKQGGEAHVVSTASAAGTLSVPGSSVYCVSKHGVVTMSECLHHELRQAKSAIGVSVLCPAFVPTGIADSQRSRPAELAETNPLAAPYAAWAKKAVEKGKISAAEVAAMTLAAVKDNRFYIFTHPHTRDAIEVRMQDVLQQREPTNPTPSKTAGENL from the coding sequence ATGAAGCAACTCGCAGGGAAGGTCGCCGTCGTCACGGGCGGCGGCAGCGGCATCGGCCGCGAGCTGGCGCTGGCGTGCGCGGCAGAAGGCATGAAAGTGGTGCTCGCGGACATCGACGAGCCCGGCATGGTGGAAACCGCACGCCTCACGAACGCGGAGACCATGGCGGTGCGCTGCAACGTCGCGAAGGCGGAGGACGTCGAGTCGCTCGCCGAGCGCGTGTACGAAGCGCACGGCGCCGCGCACTTGCTCTTCAACAACGCGGGCGTCTCAGTCGCGGGGCCGACCTGGACCACCACCCTCCAGGATTGGGAGTGGGTGATGGGCATCAACCTCATGGGTGTCGTGCACGGCATCCACGCCTTCGTTCCACGCATGCTGAAGCAGGGCGGCGAGGCGCACGTGGTGAGCACGGCCTCGGCGGCGGGCACGCTCTCCGTTCCCGGCTCCTCCGTCTACTGCGTGAGCAAGCACGGCGTGGTCACGATGTCCGAATGCCTGCACCACGAGCTGCGGCAGGCGAAGTCGGCGATCGGCGTCTCGGTGCTGTGTCCGGCGTTCGTGCCGACGGGCATCGCGGATTCGCAGCGCAGCCGCCCGGCGGAGCTCGCCGAGACCAACCCGCTCGCTGCACCCTACGCGGCGTGGGCCAAGAAGGCCGTCGAGAAGGGCAAGATCAGCGCGGCCGAGGTGGCCGCGATGACGCTCGCGGCCGTGAAGGACAACCGCTTCTACATCTTCACGCATCCGCACACGCGCGATGCGATCGAGGTCCGCATGCAGGACGTCCTCCAGCAGCGCGAGCCCACCAACCCCACGCCCTCGAAGACGGCGGGAGAGAACCTGTGA
- a CDS encoding DUF3592 domain-containing protein: MGAKLGGSLFALFFAVPFGGVGAFASYGIWDMVKRSYRAGDWVVVQAKVEQAALTSSRSKNSTTYKAEGRYRYRFGNRDYQGDQLGFMILGGSDNVGSWQEEMASHLIDARDSGRTIPVYVNPDDPAEAVVDRGIRWGMLLFMGVFAVLFGAVGLGAFVAMVAVWFGGGKAARKRKGSMEAYVANRNRAAMSDAGAKPDADETPPTGNPERIAGAQQSGAKAFWVFAILWNLLTWPIAAIVLYQAMERGEWLSLIVLLFPLVGVLLLALVIRHSLGMLRRGKSSLSLEPRDPHMGGKMAGAVTFAKPGALGELFEVMLVALDRGATKDNATPLPRWSTTRKVPLASDPRGGSRLPFQFEIPARIDRVGTATEWQVSVRPSGDTVSLEEFPVHVGPAKTTQSLFEPVPQ, translated from the coding sequence ATGGGCGCCAAGCTCGGAGGCTCCCTGTTCGCCCTCTTCTTCGCCGTCCCGTTCGGCGGAGTAGGCGCCTTCGCGAGCTACGGCATCTGGGACATGGTGAAGCGAAGCTACCGCGCCGGCGACTGGGTGGTGGTGCAGGCGAAGGTGGAACAAGCAGCGCTCACCTCGAGCCGCAGCAAGAATTCCACCACGTACAAGGCCGAGGGGCGCTACCGCTACCGCTTCGGCAACCGCGATTACCAGGGCGATCAGCTCGGTTTCATGATCCTCGGCGGCTCCGACAACGTCGGCAGTTGGCAGGAGGAGATGGCATCCCATTTGATCGACGCGCGCGACAGCGGCCGCACCATTCCCGTCTACGTGAACCCCGACGATCCCGCGGAAGCGGTGGTCGATCGCGGCATCCGCTGGGGAATGCTGCTGTTCATGGGCGTCTTCGCCGTGCTGTTCGGCGCAGTGGGGCTGGGCGCGTTCGTCGCCATGGTCGCGGTCTGGTTCGGCGGCGGAAAAGCGGCACGGAAACGCAAGGGTTCGATGGAGGCTTACGTCGCGAATCGCAACCGTGCCGCGATGTCCGACGCCGGCGCCAAGCCCGATGCGGACGAAACGCCACCCACCGGCAATCCGGAGCGCATCGCCGGCGCTCAGCAATCGGGTGCGAAAGCTTTCTGGGTGTTCGCGATCCTCTGGAACCTGCTTACGTGGCCGATCGCGGCGATCGTGCTCTACCAGGCGATGGAGCGCGGCGAGTGGCTCTCGCTGATCGTCCTGCTCTTCCCGCTCGTGGGCGTGCTGCTGCTCGCCCTCGTCATCCGCCACTCGCTGGGGATGCTTCGCCGCGGCAAGTCTTCGCTCAGCCTCGAGCCGCGCGATCCGCACATGGGCGGAAAGATGGCGGGCGCCGTCACGTTCGCGAAGCCGGGCGCCCTCGGAGAGCTCTTCGAGGTGATGCTCGTGGCCCTCGATCGCGGAGCCACGAAGGACAACGCGACGCCGCTGCCGCGATGGTCCACCACTCGCAAGGTGCCGCTCGCTTCCGATCCCCGCGGCGGCTCGCGCCTGCCGTTCCAGTTCGAGATTCCCGCCCGCATCGACCGGGTGGGCACCGCCACCGAGTGGCAGGTGTCCGTCCGTCCGAGCGGCGACACGGTGAGCCTCGAGGAATTTCCCGTCCACGTCGGTCCCGCGAAAACCACGCAGTCGCTCTTCGAGCCGGTCCCGCAATAG
- a CDS encoding NADP-dependent oxidoreductase, producing the protein MTETNKQFRLAARPVGMPKRTDWNVVTEPAKEPGEGEVVVKVLLLSLDPAMRGWMNEGKSYIRPVEIDEVMRAGGVGVVTASKSTKFKPGDHVVGTLGVQQVAVVHEKTLTRVDPRMAPLPVFLSTLGMPGMTAYFGLLEVGQAKSGETVVVSGAAGAVGQVVGQIAKIKGCTVIGIAGGADKCKYVKEELAFDACIDYKSEDVKKALRTHCPKGIDVYFDNVGGDILEAALANLARHARIVVCGAISQYNNAGPMKGPANYLSLLVNRARMEGMVVFDYADRYAEAAKEMAGWMAQGKLKSREDVVSGLDDFPERLLMLFRGENFGKLVLKVADA; encoded by the coding sequence GTGACCGAGACCAACAAGCAGTTCCGCCTCGCCGCCCGCCCGGTCGGCATGCCCAAGCGCACCGACTGGAACGTCGTCACCGAGCCCGCGAAGGAGCCCGGCGAGGGCGAGGTCGTGGTGAAGGTGCTGCTCCTCTCGCTCGACCCCGCGATGCGCGGCTGGATGAACGAGGGCAAGTCGTACATCCGCCCGGTGGAGATCGACGAGGTGATGCGCGCCGGCGGCGTGGGTGTGGTCACCGCTTCGAAGAGCACGAAGTTCAAGCCCGGCGACCACGTCGTCGGCACGCTCGGCGTCCAGCAAGTGGCCGTGGTGCACGAGAAGACGCTCACGCGCGTGGATCCGCGCATGGCGCCGCTGCCGGTCTTCCTCTCCACGCTGGGCATGCCCGGCATGACGGCGTACTTCGGCCTGCTGGAAGTGGGCCAGGCGAAGAGCGGCGAGACGGTCGTGGTCTCGGGCGCGGCCGGTGCGGTCGGCCAGGTGGTCGGCCAGATCGCGAAGATCAAGGGCTGCACCGTGATCGGCATCGCCGGCGGCGCGGACAAGTGCAAGTACGTGAAGGAGGAGCTCGCCTTCGACGCGTGCATCGACTACAAGTCCGAGGACGTGAAGAAGGCGCTGCGCACGCATTGCCCCAAGGGCATCGACGTCTACTTCGACAACGTCGGCGGCGACATCCTCGAGGCGGCGCTCGCGAACCTCGCCCGCCACGCGCGCATCGTCGTGTGCGGCGCGATCTCGCAGTACAACAACGCGGGGCCGATGAAGGGCCCGGCGAACTACCTCTCGCTGCTCGTGAACCGCGCGCGGATGGAAGGCATGGTCGTCTTCGACTACGCCGACCGGTATGCGGAAGCGGCGAAGGAGATGGCCGGCTGGATGGCGCAAGGCAAGTTGAAGAGCCGCGAGGACGTCGTGTCCGGCCTCGACGATTTCCCGGAGCGACTGCTGATGCTGTTCCGCGGCGAGAACTTCGGGAAGCTCGTGCTGAAAGTCGCCGACGCGTGA